Genomic DNA from uncultured Desulfuromusa sp.:
CTCCACTGCCACAACCTTGCAAACGGATGTCAGTGAAACCTATCAGCGCGGATTGAATTATCTCAATGGCAATCAGGGGGTCGAGAGAAACGCGACAAAAGCATTCCCACTGATTCATAGTGCAGCATCCCAGGGACACATTCCCGCGCAGATAAAATTAGCCTATATGTACAGCATTGGTCGCGGAGTTGCTGCAGACAAAACCGAATCCTTCATGTGGTCAAGAAAAGCAGCGATGCAGGGTGATCTGGTTTCACAATACAACATCGCCGTAGATTATTATCAGGGACGGGGTGTTGCAGAAGATAAGACGGAAGCAACAAAATGGTTTCGTAAAGCAGCGAATAAAGGGCATCTAAAATCTCAAGCCAGCATGGGCCGTGCTTACTATAAAGGCTATGGCGTTTCACAGAATTATGCTGAAGCAGCATCATGGTATACAAAAGCGGCCCAAAGAGGAGATATCTTTTCACAGAGGCGCTTGGGGTTGATGTATGACCAGGGCGAAGGAGTCCCTCAAAGCTCTGCAACCGCCTATGATTGGTACAAAAAAGCTGCGGCACAAGATGACATCTTGTCGCAAAAACAGCTTGGTTTTATGTACTGGAATGGCAAGGGGATTTCCAAAGACAAAGAGAAAGCTTTTTATTGGTTCCGGAAAGCCGCTCGTCAGGGAGAGGTCGGGGCACAGAGGTTGACGGCGATGTGCTACCGGCGTGGGACAGGCACCACAAAGGACCTTGATAAGGCCATTTACTGGTATCGTAAAGCAGCGGCTCAGGGGGATGAAGATGCCAAGGAAGAATTGGCAGCACTCAATACAACCCCCGGTCATGTTCCGCAAAACCATGTCAGCTCTACTGAAAAACCACGTGCAAACCAGGTCCCGGCAGGAGCGGCGCAGATGATCGCACAAATTCAGTCAACTGATGGGGCACAGCAACAACGGGGAGCCAAGCTTTTAGCCCGATCTGCTTTTAAAACTGATCCTGCCGTTCTTTCTGTGCTGCGGGACGAACTCCTCAAAGGGGCCACCCTGAATCCGCGTGACAAGCATCATGTGGACGCCATGGCCTGGTTGTGTAAAATTTTAGGGACTTCCGGAGATAAATCCTATCAGACGACCCTTAAAAAGGTCAGCTCAACAACAAGAAGCCGTAAAATCAAAAAATATGCCCGCAAATATGCAGCAAATCTCAGGTAATCTCCGAAATTACTCCGGACAATGAACTTTGAATTCCCATGCGGTTCCCTTGCCACCTTTACAATTGGGCCGAATATCTACGGTCACCTCTGATTTAAAGGCTCTCTTTTTCAGAACGATGGTCTTGGTTGTACCCGTTCCCACACAGCCTGAGTTAAAGAGGACCTGACCCCCCTGAGAAACGATAACCATATCCTCCTGACTGTGAGTCTGATAGTCAAAGCGAAAGGTTTTTCCGCTTCTGCCAATATCGATAATATGCTGTTCGGGCCTGTCTCCCCCTGCTTTACGCACATCATTACAAGTCCCCTGATGAACAACTGGCGGGCCGGTGTTGACCGCATTGCCACCAGATGAATTGTTCGAGTTCATCGCCGCCGCATTATTTAATCCCGCAACCACTCCTCCAAGCATTTGCCAAAACCGCTCCTGGTTCTTTTTATTATGAGCAACTTTCTTCTCCACCTGGTCAAGAGCAGCCATATAGCTGGGATAAAAATAGCAATTTTTGCTGCTGCTGAGGACACTCTTTACTCCGCCCATGTCGTTTCTGTGAAGCATGGAATCAATAGCACTTTTGTTTTCGGCACATTTCAAAGATGCCATTGCGCCACCGAGAGCAAATTCACATGTCCCGTTTTGAGCCAGAATCTCTTTTGCATGGGTAAAGCGTTTAGCTGTGATCGCAGTATTAAAGCGGGTTTGGGCTTGTAAACATTTATGCCGTTCTAATCTGGTAACAGCACTGGCATAAAAAGGACACTCGACGGCATCACTCAGGATTTCACCACATTGTTTGATAAGGTTGTTGCCAAGAGCGGCCGAAAAAAGACCTTCACTCTTCCGACAATGAGCGTTTTTTTTGTCCATATCGTAGAGAGTGAGAATAACAGTGCCTTTGTTCTTGAAAATTGTCCCTGCGACCGGTGTTTGACTTTTCACTGTATTTGTTTGAGCTGGATCGGGAGCGGGTTCCCCTTTAACCAGAATGGGAGTCAGGCCAAGCTCTGTGATACGGATCTGAGCTTCTGATGCCCCGAGCCCTTTCACATTGGGAACTGTCATTTCTTTCTCTGCAAATTTACTGTAAATCAGAACCTTAACAGGAGTCTGTTTATTCACTTCAGTTCCAGCGACGGGATCTTGAGAGTACGTTTTAAATTGATCCTCCATATCTCCGGCGGGATCTCCAACCACAGGTTTATAGATAAGATCGGCACCTCTGATGGCATCGCCTGCGAATCTGGCTTTGAGACCGATAGCATTCGGGACGATTGTCGTTGTTATGTATTTATCATAAACAGTGATAAAAACTGACGTTCCCAGCTCTGCTTTATGTCCGGCCTTTAAACTTTGTCCGTAGACTTTGTTTTCAGAAGCAGCATCTTCTGCAGGCTTTCCAACACTGACTGAAGGAGAAAACCCTGCACTGATAAGAGCTTGCGTCGCTGCTTCACGATCGAGACCGTAAGTACTGGGGACAGAAGGGTCGTTTCTTCTCCTTATACGGATGGCCTCAGCTTGAGCGTGCAGTTTTTGGGGGTCAAGATCTTCCGGGTTAACGCCAATAGCCCCATCAGGATAGACGGTGATATAGTCGACACGGATTCTGCGTCTGGTCTTTTCAGCTGCTTCTTTCGCATCATTGATTTTATTTGCAGCCCAGTCTCCCGCTTTACGAACTTGAGGCGCACCGACCTCACTGTAAATGATGGATCCGGCTATTCCTCCAGCAATTCCCGCTGCAGCCATCCCCAAAGGTCCAAGTGGAGCACCATAAATAGACGTGGAAGCTGCCCCTGCTAAAAAAATGGCTCCGGCCGAAGCTGCGCCGGCCGTTGCACCAGAGAGAGCGCCATCAGCCAACCCTTCGGCAGCTCCTGCCGCGTCCCCACCGGCCACTGACCCTAGCACAGACCCTGCCGTCCCTCCTTTATCTGCCGCGTTGAAATATTTCCCGGCTGACTTCAGAGTTGATTTCCCACTTTTGACAATTTTCTGAGCGGTTCTGGCATCAACCCTGTTAACCTTCTGAATAACCTTGGAAATATTATTTTTAGAGAAATTCTTTGCCCCTTCGATGAGGTTGTCTGTAATGGGCTGCCCGGATCCGGCAATCGTTCCAAATGTCGTATTAGCACCATCAACGAATTTTTCTGCATCAGACTGATGAGGCGTTATGGACTGTCTAACAGCCTTATCATTTTGGATTTTTTCCTTGTCTGTCATCGCCCGGATGACAATATCTGTTTTCAGGCTTTTCCCCTGGAAATTTTCCGCCTGAACAATGGAAGTTGAAAAAAGGAGAAATATGCTCCCCCAGAAAAGGCCTGCCGGGAGAGATATTTTGTTGCAAAACTTCATAATATTCCCCCTTTCGTCGGATCTTGCTTCAATTCATTGTAGAAGAACTGATAATCGATTAAATCGATGCGTTTCGGACGTAAATAGATGCTTTTTGCTCCTTGAAA
This window encodes:
- a CDS encoding tetratricopeptide repeat protein, whose product is MIYRPSFFGLLVIGFFFSLTISPVLAVELNGSVTNVTGSAVTIKLEGNLLPQIDDPVAINESIPGLGSLPLEGEWKVTRVTPEEIIAEPIGESSQPQAGQLVIIQSSQPSTATTLQTDVSETYQRGLNYLNGNQGVERNATKAFPLIHSAASQGHIPAQIKLAYMYSIGRGVAADKTESFMWSRKAAMQGDLVSQYNIAVDYYQGRGVAEDKTEATKWFRKAANKGHLKSQASMGRAYYKGYGVSQNYAEAASWYTKAAQRGDIFSQRRLGLMYDQGEGVPQSSATAYDWYKKAAAQDDILSQKQLGFMYWNGKGISKDKEKAFYWFRKAARQGEVGAQRLTAMCYRRGTGTTKDLDKAIYWYRKAAAQGDEDAKEELAALNTTPGHVPQNHVSSTEKPRANQVPAGAAQMIAQIQSTDGAQQQRGAKLLARSAFKTDPAVLSVLRDELLKGATLNPRDKHHVDAMAWLCKILGTSGDKSYQTTLKKVSSTTRSRKIKKYARKYAANLR
- a CDS encoding PASTA domain-containing protein, producing MKFCNKISLPAGLFWGSIFLLFSTSIVQAENFQGKSLKTDIVIRAMTDKEKIQNDKAVRQSITPHQSDAEKFVDGANTTFGTIAGSGQPITDNLIEGAKNFSKNNISKVIQKVNRVDARTAQKIVKSGKSTLKSAGKYFNAADKGGTAGSVLGSVAGGDAAGAAEGLADGALSGATAGAASAGAIFLAGAASTSIYGAPLGPLGMAAAGIAGGIAGSIIYSEVGAPQVRKAGDWAANKINDAKEAAEKTRRRIRVDYITVYPDGAIGVNPEDLDPQKLHAQAEAIRIRRRNDPSVPSTYGLDREAATQALISAGFSPSVSVGKPAEDAASENKVYGQSLKAGHKAELGTSVFITVYDKYITTTIVPNAIGLKARFAGDAIRGADLIYKPVVGDPAGDMEDQFKTYSQDPVAGTEVNKQTPVKVLIYSKFAEKEMTVPNVKGLGASEAQIRITELGLTPILVKGEPAPDPAQTNTVKSQTPVAGTIFKNKGTVILTLYDMDKKNAHCRKSEGLFSAALGNNLIKQCGEILSDAVECPFYASAVTRLERHKCLQAQTRFNTAITAKRFTHAKEILAQNGTCEFALGGAMASLKCAENKSAIDSMLHRNDMGGVKSVLSSSKNCYFYPSYMAALDQVEKKVAHNKKNQERFWQMLGGVVAGLNNAAAMNSNNSSGGNAVNTGPPVVHQGTCNDVRKAGGDRPEQHIIDIGRSGKTFRFDYQTHSQEDMVIVSQGGQVLFNSGCVGTGTTKTIVLKKRAFKSEVTVDIRPNCKGGKGTAWEFKVHCPE